Proteins found in one Candidatus Tisiphia endosymbiont of Beris chalybata genomic segment:
- a CDS encoding palindromic element RPE1 domain-containing protein, with protein MHNLKIIEEFLGETKSSTAAYIDVREEQRGVSTTKLPIRLGYARGLMT; from the coding sequence TTGCATAACCTAAAGATAATTGAAGAATTTTTAGGAGAAACGAAGTCGAGTACCGCAGCGTACATAGACGTACGTGAGGAACAGAGAGGAGTTTCGACGACAAAATTACCAATTAGATTAGGTTATGCAAGAGGTCTAATGACCTAA
- a CDS encoding serine/threonine dehydratase produces MKLSIQHVHPIAIASNRIKEYLYLTPIIQSSTLNEMLGHEIFFKAESLQKTGAFKVRGVLNHLLEQKEKKSLPTKVVAYSTGNHGLGLAWAAKILNLHARIYLPKNTSLIKQQAAKYYGAEVILTETRQVAENRAKADIANGFYYLHPSDSESSIVGASTMCYEALQQLSFYPNAIFAACGGGGLLAGSYLAKELLSPSSLLIGVEPSQANDAFLSIKQNTIYRFTDSPPTVADGLRTLSVSERTFHYLKKLDDFFLAEEHLIYYWTSWLTHLLKVTCEPSCALNMVGVVNWLKKQSTPQKVLVLLSGGNIDVSIYQELGKRSDLLHLPTLK; encoded by the coding sequence ATGAAACTATCAATTCAGCATGTACATCCTATAGCAATAGCAAGTAATAGAATAAAAGAATATCTATATTTAACTCCTATAATTCAATCTAGCACTTTAAATGAAATGTTAGGGCATGAAATTTTTTTTAAAGCTGAATCATTGCAAAAAACTGGCGCCTTTAAAGTAAGAGGAGTATTAAATCATTTATTAGAACAAAAAGAAAAAAAATCCTTACCTACTAAAGTAGTAGCATATAGTACAGGGAATCATGGGCTTGGGCTTGCATGGGCCGCCAAGATCCTTAATCTTCACGCTAGAATTTATTTACCTAAAAATACTTCTTTGATTAAACAACAAGCAGCAAAATATTATGGCGCTGAAGTAATACTTACTGAGACTAGACAGGTAGCAGAAAACAGAGCAAAAGCTGACATAGCAAATGGTTTTTATTACTTGCATCCTTCTGATAGCGAGTCTAGCATAGTGGGAGCAAGTACAATGTGTTATGAAGCGCTGCAACAATTAAGCTTTTACCCAAATGCTATTTTCGCTGCGTGCGGTGGAGGGGGATTACTTGCAGGGTCATATCTAGCAAAGGAATTATTATCTCCATCTAGTTTGCTTATAGGAGTGGAACCAAGTCAGGCGAATGATGCTTTTTTATCTATAAAACAAAATACTATATATAGATTTACTGATTCTCCGCCAACTGTAGCAGATGGTTTACGTACTTTAAGTGTTTCCGAACGTACATTTCACTATTTAAAAAAACTAGATGATTTTTTTCTAGCAGAGGAACATTTAATATATTATTGGACTAGCTGGTTAACACATTTATTAAAAGTTACCTGTGAACCCTCATGTGCTTTAAATATGGTAGGCGTAGTGAACTGGTTAAAAAAACAATCTACTCCTCAAAAAGTGTTAGTGCTGTTATCCGGAGGCAATATAGATGTAAGTATTTATCAAGAGCTTGGTAAAAGATCAGATCTATTACATCTACCCACCCTTAAGTAG
- a CDS encoding palindromic element RPE1 domain-containing protein: MHNLKIIEEFLGETKSSTAAYIDVREEQRGVSTTKLPIRLGYARGLMKKQTLERRRVYYCYTRMIPWV, from the coding sequence TTGCATAACCTAAAGATAATTGAAGAATTTTTAGGAGAAACGAAGTCGAGTACCGCAGCGTACATAGACGTACGTGAGGAACAGAGAGGAGTTTCGACGACAAAATTACCAATTAGATTAGGTTATGCAAGAGGTCTAATGAAGAAACAAACTCTTGAAAGGCGAAGAGTATATTACTGCTATACTAGAATGATCCCTTGGGTATAG